The DNA segment AAAAGAGGCCATTGATGCCATCAACAGATACATCAAGTTAGCCCCCGGCGAGGCCAACCCCTACGATACCCGCGGGGATCTGTATGCAGAGACGGGAAATATTGATTCCGCGCTGGAATCTTACCGAAAGGCACTCGCAATTAAACCGGATTTTCTGGAATCATTGAAAAAGACCGGATTTATGTATATGTTCAAGGAGCGGTACCAGCAGGCCGAAAGTTGCTACCATGCCTATATCTCCAATCTTCCGCGTAAGCAAAGAGGCTATTGGCGCGCTTCGCTGACATATATACCGAGTTTCCGGGGACGGTTCCGCGAAGGGCTCCGCATCGCCGATGAGTGCATTTCAGCCAATAAGATCGATGGCATGGAAAATACCAATTGGGTCCTGTACACTCTCAAATCGGATATGTATAATTATCTCGGGCGGCCCGATTCGGCTCTGGCCATGATTAAGATGGCGATGGCCATAGAGGACAAAGAAAGGCAGCACGAAAGTGGTTTGGAAAGTTGGCAGGCGGTCATGTATCTGAAGACCGGCGATACGGCATCGGCGAATCTTCTTGTCGCCCGGTTGGAACGAGTGGCTCAATCGGAAAATGATTTTGATATTGAGGAATATTGGAGCGCCAGGGGAATGATAGCCCTGGAACTGGGAGACTATACTGCGGCAATTGAATATTTGGGGAAACATGACAGCCTTTCTGAGGGCATGATCGGAAACGATTTGCTGGCAAAGGCATGTTTATACGCGGGAAACTATAAGCGCGCCGCAGAGATGCTTGAGATAATGCAGACGAAATACAGCGAGAATAATGCCATAAGCGGAGCTCATTTTGTCGAAGGATATTATTGGCTCGGTCGCGCCTATGACGAGATGGGAAAAAAGGACAAGGCGCGAGCCAATTTGGAGAAATTCCTATCGATCTGGAAGGATGCCGACCCGGGACTGAAAGAAGTCGAAGACGCCGGGGCACGATTGTCAAAATTGAGAGTTGGATAATTTTCATTCCGGGATGTGGCGGCCGTTAGACATTATTCCGGAATTATTAATAAAAACCACATAAAAAGCCGTTATTGGGACAAAAGCAAAATGCATAACCCCCGCGTCGGTTTTGCGCCGAACAGCGGGGGTGGTAACATCTATGTTATTGTGACGGCTTCTGACGGCGGAAATTCCGCCCCTGTCGAAAATCACAACTTCGTCATAGTAAGACAGATATTTATACTGTGACCCAGGGCGTGGGGATTGGTCGAGGATATATCAATGATTGCATTGGCGCCCAACGCCTGGTCCAGATCCAGTTCCAGTTTCTTGGATAGATCCCATGTGACCTTTTGGCCATCGATATCGACCACAAGTTTCTGCGGCGGCTGGTCGCTTTCAATGGCGGCGGTGAATTCGAGACGGTACGACCCTGCGTCATTCCGGAACATCCAGATTATCTCTTTCTGGTTGCAGGCCAGACGGGAACAGAGCGTCAAGGGGCCATCGGGGCCCGGTTCGACAATGATGACCGTATCGACATGCCCGGTGGTATCATGCACGAAAACCGTATCGACATGAAAGGTGGTATCGACAATAATCAGCGTATCGGTTTGATTGGTCGTGTCGGTAATAATCAGGGTATCGATATGGTTGATAGTATCCACAATGATGAGGGTATCGGTGTGATTGGTGCTGTCGATGACAATGACGGTGTCGTAATAAATAATCGTATCGGTGCCGGGATTTACGGGAGTCAGGTTCCTGGAATTTATATTATCCATGGGATCGGAGCAGTTGGCGATAAATTGCAGTGCCAGGACCAGGACCGCAAAAGCCAAAAATATTATAATCCGTTTCATCTTTCGCCTCCGAAAGTTTTATGAGCCATGATTGAAAGCATAAATTGGTCGTTGTCGGTATGGGAAAATTCATTGCCGGCGAGGCGGTGCCGTGACGGGTTATAGCAACCGGTGAGGGAAAGAAATTCTACCGGCGTATAGCGCAGGCCGAAAAGAGGCCCCTCGGACATCCTTACATATTGATAGTATAACTGCGAAATCTCCTCGATTCGAACCCAGCCGCCGACAAAACCGAGCGGCAACCGGTCAAACGGATAGACGATCACATCCGCGCCGGCCAGCCGCCGCCGGGTGGAGAGGTCCGAGCCGGCGACGGAGAAGGTACTCTTCCAGAAGGTATGGCCGACCAGGGCTTCGACGAATATAATCCGTCGCCACGTTAACGATCCGGTCACCAGAGGAATCGCACCGAAGGGGGATGAGGATAATCCCCCTCCCAGGCGCAGGCCAAAATTCTCGACGAACGTGACCGTGCTTTCCGGGATTTCGACAATATGTTTTTCGAGAGGGGGTCGTTTTTCCAGATCGGCCAGCCGCGAATCAAAACTCTCCATGGTGCGATCGATGCGGATACCGGCGAAACGATATTGCTCGCCTTCAAATTTATCGTCAGTCGATTGGATAATAATCTGAGTGGAATCAACCCGGAATTCCGTTATCAGCAGATTGCGAAGAACATGGGCGCGGCCGAGCGCCAGGCCGGGATTCAGGGCATCGTTGTTCTGCCTGTACTTGGTACCGTCGGCGCCGCCGGTGACAATGGCCCGCGCCAGCGGATATTTATGCAGGGTATCGGCGATGGCTTTAATTTGCGGGAGGTATGGTTTGAACAACTCCGTTTTGACACTTCCGCCGACGCCGGTAGGGAAATCAGAAATTACCACTTCCTGCGCCATGAGACTCGATGTTAGAAGAAGAAGGCAGAAAGGGACCCAAAATATAGACTTAATCATAAGTCCTCCTGATACCATTGCCGGTCTGCCGGAAGCAGTTTTGCACGTTGCCGGCAAAGCATACTCCAATTTTTTGGCCTCATCGATTTTAGGGAGGATCGATCAGGATACTTCAAACATCAAGATGAACCACTGAAGTGTCCTTGTAAAGATGCAGGTTATTGCATCTTTTGTCCCTCCGCAATCGAAAGAAGGCATTATTTTTATTCTGTCCGTCATCTCAAGTCTTTTGAACCAAATGGCTTTGACGGACTTCAGGACTCAGTTCGTGCAAAAACCGTTCCTGATGACTCTGAAATATTTTTGACGATAATTTTGAACGGCCGCAAATAAAGATGAAAGCGCCGCTTACGACGTAAATTACATTCGGGGAGAATGTAACAGGGCCAAGAAAATTTAATTAATCAAATGGGAAATTTATTGAGATCTCCTTCTGCCGCATTTACAACCACATCATCATCTCTTCGTGATCGATGTACCGGCCGTCGGGGAGTTTGTACTCATGTAATATCAGGCCGGTCGTGAAAAAGCCGAGGGAAGTGTACAGGGTCCGGGCACCGGTCTGAGTTAACGCCACCACCAGATTCAGTATTTCCAGCCCCTCCATCCGGCGGGCCTCTTCAATCAATTTAAGCATCAATTGGCGGCTTATACCCCGGCCGCGGGCTTCCGGCCGGGTATAGACCGACCAGATCCAGCCGCGGTGTTTCTCTTTAATGCTGTCTTCACGGCGGAACGCCACCGATCCGAGCAGGCGATCGCCGTCAAAAGCCCCCAGTACGAAATTCTCGGGAAAAGTTTCTTTGGGGGTCATCCATTCCGCGAATTTCTCATCGGCCATTTCGGCGACTTCGTCGGGTGTCTGCCCGAACGCCTCGGGATGCTTGCCGCACATCTCGATCCGGAGTTCGCGAAAGGCGGAGGAATCGTCGATAGTTAGTTTGCGTATTTGCATGATGCTCATAATATGAGAATTTTTCCAAAGAAGCAATAGCCGAATTGAGGGGAGAGGGAGGGACAAAAAAGGGGTGACGCTTCGGTCACCCCGTAAAGGAAATTATAAATGGAAATCTATCATCCGGCCGCTTTGGTCGCCGCCTTTTCGCCGGCTGGGGCGGGTTGGTCGAATGGAATTCCCATCACATATTTATGCATCGCCCGGGCCGCCACTTTGCCGGCTCCGGCCGCCAAAATCACGGTGGCCCCGCCGGTTACGATATCGCCGCCGGCAAAGACGCCGGGGCGGGAGGTCATCTGGGTGTTCGGATCAACTTCGATATTGCCCCACTTATTGGTTTTCAAACCGGGAGTGGTCTGCGGAATGAGCGGATTAGACGAGTTACCGACCGCGACGACCACGGTATCGACCGGAAGGACGAAATTGGAGCCGGGGATCTCGACGGGGCGGCGGCGCCCGGAGGCATCGGGCTCGCCCAGTTCCATCTTGACGCATTCCATCGCTTTCACCCAACCGTTTTCATCGCCAATGTATTTAACGGGATTGGTCAGAAACATGAACTGAACCCCTTCCTGTTCGGCGTGATGAATTTCTTCCTTACGGGCGGGCATTTCGGTCCGGCTGCGGCGATAGACAATGTATGCGTTTTTGGCCCCGAGACGAAGCGAAGTCCTGACCGAGTCCATAGCGGTGTTACCGCCGCCAAGCACCGCGACATTCTCGCCGACAAAGATAGGGGTGTCATGATTGGGAAAATCGTACGCAGCCATCAGATTGGAGCGGGTGAGAAATTCATTGGAGGAATAAACCCCATTGAGATTCTCGCCTTCGATTTTCATGAAGTTGGGCAGGCCGGCCCCGGTGCCGATGAAGATGGCATCGAAACCCTGCTCGAAGAGTTCGTCGACCGTGTCCAGTTTGCCGATGACAAAACTGGTGTGCACATCGACGCCCATCTTCTGAAGATATTCCACTTCCGATTTTACGATCGCTTTAGGGAGGCGGAATTCCGGTATCCCGTAAATAAGCACCCCGCCCGGTTTATGGAGGGCCTCGTAAATGACGACTTTATGCCCCAATAGCGCCATATCGGCCGCTACGGTCAGTCCGGCCGGGCCGGCACCGACGACCGCGATCTTCTTTCCGGTCGCGGGAGGCATTTCGGGAACCTCGATGTCGCCGTGCTCTCTTTCGTAATCGGCCACGAATCGTTCCAGATTACCGACCGCTATCGCGCCGTATTTCTTGGTCATGACGCAGACTTTTTCGCACTGCTCTTCCTGCGGGCAGACTCGTCCGCAGATAGCCGGCAGGGCATTGGTCTTCTTAATGACTTTCGCGGCCTGGCTGAATTTGCCTTCGGTGACGAGTTTGATGAACCCCGGTATATCGACTTCCACCGGGCAGCCGTTCATGCAGAGCGGTTTCGGACAGGCCAGGCAGCGCCGGGCCTCCGTAATTGCCAGTTCCGGTGTCAGTCCGTGGGGAACTTCGCGGAAATTCTTGATTCGGGCCTTAGGATCCTGCTCCGGCATTTTCTGCCGCGGAATTTTAACTCTATCTTTTTTATCCAGGGGCTGATTCTTGTTTTCTTCTGTCATAGTGCACTCTCTTCAGTCGGCTTTTTTCTGGAGTTCGTTTATTTTTTCGCCGAGGTGGCAACCCTCGTGAAGGAACCGCTCATAAGATACTTTTTCGTAGCGGACATACATCTTCATCCGCTTGGTCATCTCTTCGAAATTGACCTCGTGACCGTCGAAATCGGGCCCATCGACACAGGCGAATTTGGTCTTGCCTCCGACCGTCACCCGGCAGGCGCCGCACATTCCGGTGCCATCGACCATAATCGGATTGAGGGAAACGAAAGTTTTGATTTTCGGTTCGCGGGTAGTGTTGACCACGGCTTTCATCATCGGGACCGGCCCGATGGCAATAACCATATCGATCTTTTCGCCGTCGTCGATCATCTTCTTCAGAATGGTGGTGACAAACCCGTGGGTTCCGAAAGAGCCGTCATCGGTCGAAATCAGCAGGCGATCCGATGCCGAGGTTAATTCGTCGCGGAATATCAGAAGACCCTCGGTGCGGGCGCCGATGATTGTGGTCACTTTGTTGCCGGCGTCTCTCAAAGTTTGCGCGATTGGATAGATGGGGGGAATACCGACCCCGCCGCCGATACAAACGCAATGGCCGAATTTCTCGACATGGGAAGGTATCCCCAGCGGGCCGACGACGTCGGCGAAATAATCGCCGGTTTTCATAGCGTTCATCGAGGCCGAAGTCTTGCCGACTTCTTGAATGACAACCGTGAGAATGCCGCGTTCCTTATCCAATCCTCCAATCGACATCGGGACGCGTTCCCCCATTTCGTCTTTGCGCAGGATAACAAACTGCCCCGCCCGGGCCTTTCGCACCACATGAGGAGCCTCGATTCGGAATTGATGAATCTTCTCGCAGAGCTCCCGTTTATCCAGAATCTTGAACAAAATACCTCCGGGTTAATCAATAATAGAAAATAATACTATTTTTGACCTATTTTTTCAACTATTTCTTTGGTATCCCTTGCGATGACCAGTTCTTCGTTAGTGGGAATGGCCAAAACCTTAAGTTTGGCGCTGTCGGTCGATATGATCATATCTTTGGAGACAGCGGCCTGGTTTCTGGAATCATCCAGTTCGACTCCAAGGAATTCCAGTCCTTTGCAGGTCAACTGCCTCACCACGGGAGAATTTTCTCCCACACCCGCGGTGAAGACTATGGCATCGATCCCTCCCATGGCGGCCGCATAGGCGCCTATATATTTCCGGAGACGGTAGCAATAGATATCGAGAGCCAGTCTGGCATTGTCATTACCCTTGCCGGCGGCATCAATGATTTCCCGCATATCAGAAGAAACACCGGAAATGCCTATCAAACCGGAATGTTTATTTAAAAGGGTATTGGCCTCGTTGAGACTCAATTCCTCCCGGCCCATGATCCAGAGGGGAATGGCCGGATCGATATCGCCGGAACGGGTTCCCATCAAGAGACCCTCAAGAGGGGTGAAGCCCATGGAGGTATCGACAGAGACCCCGCGATCGACCGCGGCGATGGAGGCGCCGTTGCCGAGATGGCAGGTGACTATTTTCAACTTATCGATCGGCTTACCGATTATTTCGGCGGCCCGATGGGAGACATAGGAATGCGATGTTCCGTGGAAACCATACCGCCGGATACCATAATTCTTGTACATGACATAAGGAATGCCGTAAACATAGGCCATAGCCGGCATCTGATGATGGAAAGCGGTATCGAATACCGCGACCTGCGGGATGCCCGGAAGCGTTTTTTCGCAGGCCTGAATGCCGCGGATATTATGGGGATTATGCAGGGGGGCAATATCGATAAGATTGCGGATTTCGGAGAGAACCTCTTTGTCGATCAGAATCGACTCCGTGAACCGCTCGCCGCCGTGGACAACGCGGTGGCCAACAGCGTGAATTTCCGACTTGTCTTTAATCACGCCATGGTTGGTCGAGAGAAGAATGGTGATTACGTAGCCGATGGCGGCGATATGGTCCAGAATTTCTCCCGAGACCTTCACTTCTTTGCGGTCATACGGTTTGTGGGTCAGGATGGCTCCCGACATTCCGATCCGCGAGACCATGCCACGGGCGAGCGTTTTTTCCTCATCCATATTGAAAAACTGATATTTGATGGATGATGAGCCGGCATTAACAACCAATATATTCATTTCTTTATCCGCCAGGTTCCGGAGGTGGTTTTATCGCAGGGAATGCGATTTCCCTCCTTATCGTATTTGAAAAAGCCCTCGCCGGTTTTGACTCCGAGATGTCCGGCGCGGACCATTTTTCGCAACAGGGGACAGGGATTATACTTGTGTTCGGAGAGTTCCTGGAGAAGATTTTCCATCCAGGACATCACGACATCGAGTCCCATCATATCGGCCAGCGCGAGCGGCCCGACATTGAACCCGTAACCGAGTTTCATGGCCGTGTCGATATCATCGGCCGAAGAAACGCCCTCCATCAGCACATGCATCGCCTCATTCAGGAGCGGTACGATGATGCGGGTGGTGACATAACCGGGATATTCATAAACCAGAATCGGGGTTTTGCCGAGAAGGTCGGCGAATTCCCGGGCCTTTTGATAGGTGCTGTCCGAGGTTTTCAATCCGCGCACCACTTCCACCAGCGGAATCTTGGGGACGGGATTGAGGAAATGCATGCCAATAACGCGATCGGGGCGGTTGGTAGCATTGGCCAATTCGCTTATGGAAATCGTGGCCGTATTGGTGACAAAAATGGTGTCTTCCGGGCAAAGAGTGTCAAGCTTTTTGAGCATGTCACTTTTCATTTCCAAATCTTCCGGAATCGCTTCTATGACAAGGGCCGCTTCTTTGACAATTTCCATGTCACCATGGGGCGTGATCCGCGCAAGAATCGCCTTCTTGTCGGACTGTGTCAGGGCCCAACGGGTGATGGCGTGATCAAGGCTGTCGTCAATTTTCTCCAAACCATATTTGGCGAGTTTTATGGTTCGGTCGAGCAGAATCACCTCGGTTCCAGTGGTGGCGATGGCTTCGGCCAACCCCTGACCCATAACTCCGGCGCCGATGATGATTATTCTATTTGCAGGCATACCGCAAATCTCCTAAGAAAGTGAAAAAAGTAACAAACAACGGTCTAATATATGCAATCGCAACATTCCCGCAAGGCTTTTTTGGCAAAGGAGATGACGGCCGATTTGGGCGACTCGCCAAATGGCGGACGGGGCGAGAGGTATAACCATCCGGCCGTCAAGGCAATTTGGTATGGGATAAGTCGTCCGGGCGGCCGCCTAATATTTTGCTTGACATAAGCGATAAATATTAATAAAATTGACAGCTTAGGATTATTTGCGAACATAGCGTAGTTCAATGAGTTGAATGGGCGATTAGCTCAGATGGTTAGAGTACTTGCTTGACATGCAAGGGGTCACTGGTTCGATTCCAGTATCGCCCACCATTTTCCGGCGGGGTATAAGCCGTATAATGGATATGGTTTATGCCCGCTTATAATTAAGAGAAGATAATGAGCGACAAAGAGGTTAAAATAAAATTTCCTGACGGATCGGAAAAGAAATATCCGTCGGGCATTACCGGTCTGGAACTGGCCCACAGCATTTCGCCGCGGCTGGCCAAGGATGCCATCGCGGTCAAATTCGACGGCACCGTGAGGGATTTGAACGGTCGGCTCGAAGCCGACGGCCCGGTTGAAATTTTGACTTTCGATTCACCGGAAGGGAAAAGCGTTTTCTGGCATTCGACCGCCCATATCATGGCGCAGGCGGTGCAGGAATTATTTCCGGGTGCACGGCTGGCGATAGGGCCGCCGATCGAAGAGGGCTTCTATTATGATTTCGAAGTCGAGAAGCCGTTTTCGCCCGAGGATTTGCAGAAAATAGAAAATAAAATGGCGGAAATAATCGGCCAGAAGGCGGCTTTCAAAAGGGAGGAAATTTCCCGCGAGGAGGCGCTCAAGGAATTTGCCGGACGCGGAGAAAATTATAAGGTTGCGCTTCTGAACGAGGATATTCTGGATGATCGTGTCACCGTGTACCGTCACTCCACTTTCGAGGATCTCTGCCGCGGTCCCCATATCCCGGACACCGGCGTGGTCAAGGCTTTCAAGTTAACTTCGTCATCGGGCGCCTACTGGCGGGGCGACGAAAAAAACAAAATGCTCCAGCGGATTTACGGTATTTCGTTCCCCAAGAAAGCGATGCTCGATGAATATTTGGCCCGTCTGGAAGAAGCCAAGAAGCGTGATCACCGGGACCTGGGGAAGCAATTAGGGCTTTTCCATATTACCAATGATGTCGGCGCCGGACTGGTTCTATGGTTGCCGAAAGGGGCTGTCATTCGGAATGAAATCGAGAATTTTTGGCGGCAGGAGCATGCCCGTTTCGGCTATAATATCGTTTTCAGCCCCCATATCGCCAATCTGGAACTGTGGCACCGTTCAGGGCACACCGGGTTCTACAAAGAAAATATGTACCATCCGATGAGCGTCGATGAGGCCCAGTACCAGATTAAGCCGATGAATTGTCCGTTCCATATCATGATGTACAAATCGCGCCGCTGGAGTTACCGGGAACTGCCGCTTCGCTGGGCCGAACTGGGGACCGTCTATCGCTATGAAATGCCGGGTGTCCTGCACGGGCTGATGCGGGTGCGGGGATTCACCCAGGACGATGCGCATCATTTTGTCGCCCCGGATCGAATGGAAGAGGAACTGGTCTGGCTCATTAAATTCTGTTTCCATATTCTTGACCCCTTCTGTTTCAAGGACTATGATATTTACCTTTCGACCCGTCCGGACGATGCCATCGGCGAACCGTCGGAATGGGAACGGGCGGAAAACGGCCTCCGCCGGGCTCTTGAGACCCTTAAATTGACCTACAAGACCGATGTCGGCGGAGGAGCCTTCTATGGGCCCAAAATCGATATCAAGATTAAGGATGCCTTAGGGCGGAGCTGGCAATGCTCGACTATTCAGTTCGACTTCAATCTCCCGGAACGGTTCGATTTGACTTTTGCCGACAAAGACGGACAATTGCGCCGTCCTTATATGATCCATCGGGCCCTTCTGGGCTCGCTGGAGAGATTTTTCGGGGTCCTGATTGAGCATTACGGCGGGAATTTCCCGCTCTGGCTGGCGCCGGTTCAGGTGCGGGTGCTTCCTATCACCGATGATTTCAACGGGTATGCGGGCGAAATCGTGGAACGTTTGAAGGGCCGGGATATCAGGGCCGAATTGGACAGCCGCTCGGAGAAAATCGGGCACAAAATTCGTGAATCGGAGTTGCAGAAAGTGCCTTATATGTTTATAATAGGGGCCAAGGAAAAAGAATCCGGTTCGGCGGCGGTGCGACTTCACGGCAAAGGCGATAAGGGCTCGTTTAAGATAGATGAATTGATTGACTTGCTCCGGGCGGAAATTGACGAAAAAGCGATTGAGTCCAAACTAGAATAAGGGAGGAAGATATAGTTCAGAAAGGAATTCGGGTCAACGAGCAGATATCAATCTCACCGGTGAGATTGATAGGCGTCAATGGCGAGCAGGTCGGTATTATCCCGATCCGCGAGGCGTTGATTCGGGCGCGTGAAGCCGGGCTGGATCTGGTGGAAGTATCACCGACCAGCCGCCCGCCGGTTTGCCGAATCATGGACTTCGGCAAATATAAATACGAATTGGCCAAGAAAGCCAAGTTGGCCCGCAAGAAGCAGCATGTAGTACAACTTAAGGAGATGCGTTATCGTCCCAAGATCGATGACCATGATTTTCAGTTCAAGACCAAGCATATCAGGGAATTTTTGATGCAGGGAAGCAAGGTCAAGGCCTATGTGATGTTCAGCGGCCGGGAAATGGCGCATACGGAATACGGATACAAACTCCTCGAGCGCGTTGCTCAGGACCTTAATGATATAAGCACGGTTGAACAGACGGCCCGCCTGGAGGGAAGGAATCTTTCGATGATTCTCAATCCCAAACCGACGGCCATGAAAGCGAAACCAAAGAGGACAGAAAATGCCCAAGATAAAAACCAACCGGTCGGCAGCCAAGCGGTTCAAGAAGACGGCGACCGGCAAGATTAAGAAGAAAAAAGCGTTTCACACGCATATCTTGACGAAAAAAACGACCAAGAGAAAACGGCAGCTCCGCAAGGCCGATTATGTCAGCAAGGCGGACCATAAACGTATAAAGAAACTGATTCCGTACTGAGACGATCACGGGATGCTTTCAGGAGAATGAATTATGCCACGCGCGAAGAATAATGTCGCTGCTCATAAGAGGCACAAAAAAGTATTAAAACGCGCCCGGGGAAATTTCGGGGCGCGCGGCAATAAATACCGCACCGCAGTGGAGACTGTCCATAAAGGGATGGCTTATGCCACCCGCGATCGCCGCGTTAAAAAACGCACTTATCGCAACCTATGGATCGCCCGGATTTCGGCGGCTACCAAAATGTGTGGAATGAATTATTCCACTTTCATAAACGGATTGAAAAAAGCCGGTGTCGGGCTGGATCGCAAGGCCCTGGCCGATATCGCTGCCCGCGATTTCGCCACGTTCGGCCGTCTGGCTGAGATGGCGAAAAACCATTAGTCCCGGAAGTTCCTATGTCCGGGACCGCGCAGGTTGAACAAATCCTGGCCGAAGCCCTTGCCGCGGTCGAGACCGCATCCTCGCTTGCCGATTTAGAGGCCATCGAAATCAAATATCTCGCTCGCAAGGGCCTTATTCCGTCTATTTTAAAATCTTTGAAAGACCTTCCTCTGGAAGAAAGAAAAGCGGTCGGGGCCGCCGGTAACGACGCCCGTATCAAACTTGAAGAGGCGATCGCCTCCGCCAAGAATAAATTTCAAGAAGCCCGGCCGATATCGACCTTTGATCCGACCCTGCCCGGCATTGCCAGGCGCATCGGGGCAAGGCATCTGGTCAATCAGGTCATCGATGACATCTGCGAATCTTTTCATGGAATGGGTTTCACGATTGCCCGGGGTCCCGATATTGAGACCGATTATTATAATTTTGAGGCCCTAAACTTCCCTCCCGATCATCCCGCCCGCGACATGCAGGATACTTTTTACCTCGAAAACGGGCTCCTTCTCCGCACTCATACCACTCCGGTGCAGGTGCGGGAGTTGGAGAGATCGAAACCGCCGGTAAAAATCATTACACCCGGACGGACCTATCGCAACGAGGCCATTTCGACCCGCTCTTATTGCGTCTTCCATCAGGTCGATGGCTTTCTGGTCGACGAAGGGGTCACCATGGCCGACCTCAAAGGGGTGCTGGTTGCCTTCTGCCGTGATTTCTACGGCGAGGGCCTGAAACTCCGCTTCCGGCCGAGTTTCTTTCCCTTCACGGAACCGTCGGCGGAAGTCGATATTTCCTGTTTTCTCTGCGGCGGCAAAGGGTGCCAACTGTGCAAATACGAAGGGTGGCTGGAAATTTTGGGGTGCGGGATGATCGATCCCAATGTCCTGAAGAATGTCGGCTATGATTCGGAAAAGTACACCGGGTATGCCTTCGGCATCGGTGTCGAAAGAACCGCCATGCTGAAATACCGCATCAATGATATCCGGCTGTTTTACGAAAACGATATTCGTTTCATAAGGCAATTTAAATAATGCAACTACCCTATGGTTGGCTGAAGG comes from the Candidatus Zixiibacteriota bacterium genome and includes:
- the thrS gene encoding threonyl-tRNA synthetase (Evidence 2a : Function from experimental evidences in other organisms; PubMedId : 10319817, 10881191, 3086882, 6353409; Product type e : enzyme), yielding MSDKEVKIKFPDGSEKKYPSGITGLELAHSISPRLAKDAIAVKFDGTVRDLNGRLEADGPVEILTFDSPEGKSVFWHSTAHIMAQAVQELFPGARLAIGPPIEEGFYYDFEVEKPFSPEDLQKIENKMAEIIGQKAAFKREEISREEALKEFAGRGENYKVALLNEDILDDRVTVYRHSTFEDLCRGPHIPDTGVVKAFKLTSSSGAYWRGDEKNKMLQRIYGISFPKKAMLDEYLARLEEAKKRDHRDLGKQLGLFHITNDVGAGLVLWLPKGAVIRNEIENFWRQEHARFGYNIVFSPHIANLELWHRSGHTGFYKENMYHPMSVDEAQYQIKPMNCPFHIMMYKSRRWSYRELPLRWAELGTVYRYEMPGVLHGLMRVRGFTQDDAHHFVAPDRMEEELVWLIKFCFHILDPFCFKDYDIYLSTRPDDAIGEPSEWERAENGLRRALETLKLTYKTDVGGGAFYGPKIDIKIKDALGRSWQCSTIQFDFNLPERFDLTFADKDGQLRRPYMIHRALLGSLERFFGVLIEHYGGNFPLWLAPVQVRVLPITDDFNGYAGEIVERLKGRDIRAELDSRSEKIGHKIRESELQKVPYMFIIGAKEKESGSAAVRLHGKGDKGSFKIDELIDLLRAEIDEKAIESKLE
- the infC gene encoding protein chain initiation factor IF-3 (Evidence 2a : Function from experimental evidences in other organisms; PubMedId : 1457399, 1742345, 2954162, 330233, 6325158, 7705354, 9054966, 9614948; Product type f : factor) is translated as MRLIGVNGEQVGIIPIREALIRAREAGLDLVEVSPTSRPPVCRIMDFGKYKYELAKKAKLARKKQHVVQLKEMRYRPKIDDHDFQFKTKHIREFLMQGSKVKAYVMFSGREMAHTEYGYKLLERVAQDLNDISTVEQTARLEGRNLSMILNPKPTAMKAKPKRTENAQDKNQPVGSQAVQEDGDRQD
- the rpmI gene encoding 50S ribosomal subunit protein L35 (Evidence 2a : Function from experimental evidences in other organisms; PubMedId : 10094780, 3298224, 3542048, 6325158; Product type s : structure), with protein sequence MPKIKTNRSAAKRFKKTATGKIKKKKAFHTHILTKKTTKRKRQLRKADYVSKADHKRIKKLIPY
- the rplT gene encoding 50S ribosomal subunit protein L20 (Evidence 2a : Function from experimental evidences in other organisms; PubMedId : 10094780, 12809609, 3158742, 381019, 6317865, 8628231; Product type s : structure) → MPRAKNNVAAHKRHKKVLKRARGNFGARGNKYRTAVETVHKGMAYATRDRRVKKRTYRNLWIARISAATKMCGMNYSTFINGLKKAGVGLDRKALADIAARDFATFGRLAEMAKNH
- the pheS gene encoding phenylalanine tRNA synthetase, alpha subunit (Evidence 2a : Function from experimental evidences in other organisms; PubMedId : 1537809, 1959653, 2991205, 6317865; Product type e : enzyme), yielding MSGTAQVEQILAEALAAVETASSLADLEAIEIKYLARKGLIPSILKSLKDLPLEERKAVGAAGNDARIKLEEAIASAKNKFQEARPISTFDPTLPGIARRIGARHLVNQVIDDICESFHGMGFTIARGPDIETDYYNFEALNFPPDHPARDMQDTFYLENGLLLRTHTTPVQVRELERSKPPVKIITPGRTYRNEAISTRSYCVFHQVDGFLVDEGVTMADLKGVLVAFCRDFYGEGLKLRFRPSFFPFTEPSAEVDISCFLCGGKGCQLCKYEGWLEILGCGMIDPNVLKNVGYDSEKYTGYAFGIGVERTAMLKYRINDIRLFYENDIRFIRQFK